A region from the Stygiolobus caldivivus genome encodes:
- a CDS encoding molybdopterin-binding protein, translating to MKKEEVEGIIPGKKLISITPFKYSKVGVVITGTEIYEGRKKDLYMPVIEEKCKKYGWTIVKSEVVPDDEDAISKAVLRSIDSGAEAVIVTGGTSVDPTDKTYQAFKKLNANIIAYGVPVKPTTMTIVAMLNNVPLFGVSAGGIHFKEYNTIDIMFTRMMTGKVPEPRNIAEIGHGGILWSFEQKMKDYGSGH from the coding sequence ATGAAGAAGGAAGAGGTAGAGGGTATTATACCGGGGAAGAAGCTGATAAGTATTACTCCCTTCAAGTACTCTAAGGTAGGGGTAGTAATAACCGGGACGGAGATATATGAGGGGAGGAAAAAAGACCTATACATGCCGGTTATAGAGGAAAAGTGCAAGAAATACGGGTGGACTATAGTTAAGAGCGAGGTAGTGCCGGACGATGAAGACGCAATATCCAAAGCGGTCTTGAGGTCTATAGACAGCGGGGCTGAAGCCGTCATAGTCACAGGTGGGACTTCTGTAGACCCCACAGACAAGACTTATCAAGCGTTTAAAAAACTCAACGCTAATATAATAGCTTACGGTGTCCCGGTAAAACCGACTACGATGACTATTGTCGCCATGCTGAACAACGTCCCCCTTTTCGGGGTGTCTGCCGGGGGGATACACTTTAAGGAGTACAACACAATAGACATTATGTTCACCAGGATGATGACCGGCAAGGTCCCAGAACCGAGGAACATAGCTGAGATCGGCCACGGAGGTATATTGTGGAGCTTTGAGCAAAAGATGAAAGACTACGGAAGCGGGCACTGA
- a CDS encoding B12-binding domain-containing radical SAM protein has product MYDVVLSSDRGSFTDYGGSSVLGYVACMPSRLVPRSFMDRFFTPKVKTDEEGKALYAPYALRKIEAILLEAGYKVVVVPPENIEKFARNTKVVGITAHDPFGLNPVSAKLSFLFGGGPTWTAQFFDEFGQKISALKQRFNFKIIAGGPGAWELSLNKPEWIDVVFLGEAEVDLPAIVKRIIEGEEVPKVVRGRNPKTEQIPTIKNSARLGEVQITRGCPRGCRFCSITPETFRSIPLEDIKKEVEVNLRGGWKRVEFITDDVMLYGSSKLRTNHEAIVKLFSEVMKMGVDGIWFPHISAPAVRESPKTVRSISEIAGYNIDRAAAPVVGLETGSLKIFEKYMPAKAFPWRPKEWRDVILDATAIMNDNYIFPCYTMTIGYPEETEEDVKESIDLVQTIIDHQFTAWIFPLPVIPISTSYISKNPYPKPESLPQGYWDLLYMAWKYNLKVTRELIPILTGGIKNKLVRNIVKVMINKTFSNIEDIFKGFKETKGELSRTFSNINLNNTMGVIKAIYWLFRLSAKPQ; this is encoded by the coding sequence ATGTATGACGTGGTATTATCATCAGATAGAGGTTCTTTCACAGACTACGGGGGTTCCAGTGTTTTAGGCTATGTAGCTTGCATGCCGTCGAGACTTGTCCCTAGATCCTTCATGGACAGATTCTTTACCCCAAAAGTGAAGACTGATGAAGAAGGTAAGGCATTATATGCACCTTATGCGCTAAGAAAAATAGAAGCTATTTTACTAGAAGCAGGATATAAAGTAGTAGTAGTCCCCCCAGAAAATATAGAAAAATTCGCCCGTAATACTAAAGTGGTCGGGATTACAGCTCATGACCCTTTCGGTTTAAACCCGGTGAGCGCAAAACTCAGCTTTCTGTTCGGTGGAGGTCCAACGTGGACAGCTCAATTCTTTGATGAATTCGGGCAGAAAATTTCAGCTCTAAAACAAAGGTTCAACTTCAAGATTATAGCTGGAGGGCCTGGAGCCTGGGAACTCAGCTTAAATAAGCCCGAATGGATAGACGTGGTATTCCTAGGGGAGGCTGAAGTTGATTTACCTGCTATAGTGAAAAGAATAATTGAAGGGGAGGAAGTTCCAAAAGTTGTAAGGGGGAGAAACCCGAAAACCGAACAGATACCGACTATTAAGAACTCGGCGAGACTGGGAGAAGTCCAGATTACCAGAGGATGTCCTAGAGGGTGTAGATTTTGCTCTATAACTCCAGAGACCTTTAGATCTATTCCCCTTGAAGACATTAAGAAGGAAGTTGAGGTTAATCTCAGAGGAGGTTGGAAAAGGGTCGAGTTTATAACAGATGATGTAATGCTATATGGTTCGTCGAAGCTGAGGACGAACCACGAGGCCATAGTTAAATTATTCTCTGAAGTTATGAAAATGGGAGTTGATGGTATATGGTTCCCACACATTTCAGCACCCGCAGTTAGGGAAAGCCCTAAGACCGTCAGATCCATCTCGGAAATTGCTGGGTATAATATAGATAGGGCAGCGGCACCGGTAGTAGGCCTTGAGACCGGTAGCCTTAAAATATTTGAGAAATACATGCCGGCTAAAGCCTTTCCTTGGAGACCGAAAGAGTGGAGGGATGTAATACTCGACGCAACTGCGATTATGAACGATAACTACATATTTCCTTGTTATACAATGACAATAGGGTATCCTGAAGAGACTGAGGAAGACGTAAAAGAGAGTATTGACCTAGTCCAGACCATTATCGACCATCAGTTCACTGCGTGGATTTTCCCATTACCGGTAATACCCATATCGACTTCCTATATATCCAAGAATCCCTATCCTAAGCCTGAATCCCTGCCACAAGGCTATTGGGACTTACTCTATATGGCATGGAAGTATAACTTAAAAGTAACGAGGGAATTGATCCCTATCCTCACCGGAGGTATTAAGAATAAGCTAGTTAGAAATATAGTAAAAGTAATGATAAACAAAACCTTTTCCAATATCGAGGATATATTCAAAGGCTTTAAAGAAACTAAAGGAGAGCTATCTAGGACTTTTTCTAATATAAATCTAAATAATACTATGGGTGTAATAAAGGCTATTTATTGGCTGTTTAGGTTATCTGCGAAACCCCAGTAA